A genomic window from Nicotiana sylvestris chromosome 11, ASM39365v2, whole genome shotgun sequence includes:
- the LOC138880820 gene encoding uncharacterized protein, translated as MVRTIEKQVREPWLLMEDFNSIMGAEDRMQGRDVQDSETKDIREVIEECNLAELPTIGRSYTWTNSHVFSRIDKALVNDKWMLNMPPRQVHVMNPLFSGHSPLGIEINMKCDNKRRPFKFYYCMADHPELGQIVETN; from the coding sequence ATGGTAAGGACCATAGAGAAACAAGTCAGGGAGCCATGGTTACTAATGGAAGACTTCAATTCAATCATGGGAGCTGAAGATAGAATGCAAGGCAGGGATGTGCAGGATAGTGAAACAAAGGATATCAGAGAAGTAATTGAGGAATGTAATTTGGCTGAATTACCTACAATAGGTAGATCATATACATGGACTAATAGCCATGTATTCAGTAGAATTGATAAAGCTTTGGTTAATGACAAATGGATGCTCAACATGCCTCCTAGACAAGTACATGTCATGAATCCTCTTTTCTCAGGCCATTCCCCCTTGGGTATTGAAATAAATATGAAATGTGATAATAAGAGAAGGCCTTTCAAGTTCTATTACTGTATGGCTGATCATCCTGAGTTAGGACAGATTGTGGAAACTAACTGA